The DNA window ATCGTTTGCCATTGCGCCACCTCGTCTCGTCGCATGGCGTTCTGCCTATCCTGCGCCGGACCGGGAAACAAGGCGTTATGGGCGCTCAGCCCCCTGCGGTAAGGTGACGCCGGAAAAACCCGCGCATTTTGCGATCAGGCCCGGGCGTTCTGCACAAAACTGCTGAACAGGCTGCTGTCTTTTTCACCGGGCGACGTCTCAAGTCCGGAAGAGACATCAACCTGACGCGCGCCCGTGCGTCTGACCGCCTCCGCCACGTTGTCGGGGGTCAGTCCGCCGGCCAGCATCCAGGGCCGGGTCCAGTATTTACGGTCCGCCAGCAACTGCCAGTCAAAAGCAAGACCGTTACCTCCGGGCAGATCAGCCCCTTCCGGCGGTTTCGCATCAATCAGCAACTGATCACAAACCGGCGCATAGAGGTCAATCGCAGCGAGGTCCTCCGCTCCGGCAATACCGATCGCTTTCATTACCGGCAGCCTGTAGCGCGACTTTATCTCTGCCACGCGTTCCGGTGTCTCCCTGCCGTGGAGCTGCAGCATATCAAGCGGGACAGCGTCTGTGAGGGCGTCGAGAAATACATCATCCGGGTTAACAACCAGCGCGACCCTGGCAAGGCCAACCGGAGTGCCCGTGGCAAGAGCGCAGGCCAGTTCCAGCGTCACGTTTCGGGGAGATTTTTCAAAAAACACAAACCCGCAGTAGCGCGCGCCCGCATCAGCCGCGGCATCGACATCGGCTGCTGTACGCAGCCCACAGATTTTTACGGCGACACTGTCAGACATGCCGGGGTTTGATCATAACCGCCGGGGCGGTGCAAGAGCCTCAGCCGGCTTCGTCAAGCAGAGCGAGCACCTCGTCTTTGCCGTGGTGTTTCTCGCCTTTGAGCTTAGCGACCTCACGCTGAAGCCGGCGCATCTCACGTGCCTGTCTCGCCGCCTCTGCACGCTGATTGTGCTCGCGGATCCATTCCCAGACAAAGCCGACGAAAAGGCCCATAATGATACCGCCGAAAATAACGATATAAAGCGGCAGACTGATCTGCGGGGTCACGGCAAACCAGCCGGCGACCTCTGCCGGAACAAGCTGAAGGGACACGATCGACCGGTTGGCCAGCGCAACCCCGATCAGAGCGATGGCGAAAACCGCAATACAGGCATAACGGATGTAACGCATCAGGCCTTACCGTTCAGCCGGTCGCGCAGCAGCTTGCCGGTCTTGAAAAACGGCACGTGCTTTTCTTCGACATGCACCGTTTCGCCGGTGCGCGGATTGCGACCGATACGGGCATCGCGCTTTTTCACGGAAAAGGCGCCGAAGCCGCGCAGTTCAACACGGTCACCGCGGGACATTGCCCCTGTGACCTCTTCGAAAATGGTGTTGACGATACGTTCGACGTCCCGCTGATAAAGATGTGGATTCTCATCTGCGATCTTCTGGATCAGCTCAGACCGGATCATTGCAACACCCCCTGATTTACCGGCGCTTTATCGCACCCTGCGCGGACGACTATAGAAACTTTCCGGCGTCACGGAAAGTGACACTGCGCCCGGCGGAGCGCTTTTTTTGGAACGAAGGCTCTGTATTTGTGATGTTTTTCATCGCACGGGCGCCGGTTTTGATGAACTCCTCCGGACCCGTTCCGCGCTGCAACGCAGCATAAGAGTATGATTCGCGAGCGCTTTTCCGCTTCGCCGAAAAGGAACGCGGCTGACAGCAGATCAACCCACAGGCGAAAAGCTGCCGATCACGATAATCTGTGATTAACCCGGCTGAATAAATGGTAAATAAAACAGGAACCTTCGGTAAGGCTGAGGGTTATCGTTCTACCATAGTGCGATAACTCGTCAGACGAAGTGTTACGGACTACCCTGCTTAATGAGGCCGGGCGAACTTTCGTAGATTTTTCACGCAGTAAAGGAGCATTTTAATGCTTAAGACTACAACGGCTCTGACCGTTCTGATCGTTTCAACTGCCGGCATGGCCTTCGCCGCCGGCCCCGAACCGACGCCCGTTGCACCGGTGGTTGTCGCTCCGCCGCCTCCGCCTTTCTGGGCCGGTGGTTATGTTGGTGCGCAGCTGGGGTATGCCTTCAGCGACTTCGATCTGGGGTCGATCACTACGCCGGATGATTTCAACGAGGACAGCGTCATCGGGGGTATCACCGCAGGCTATCTCTGGGATCTCGGCAACGGCTGGTACCTTGGCCCGGAATTCCAGTACGACTTCGCTGATCTGTCAGTCGCTGACTCGACAACCGGCGACTCTGCGGATTTTGATGAAATTGCGCGCCTCAAGCTGATTGCCGGCTACGAGCTGGGCAATGGCCTGCTGTTTGGCAGCGTCGGTGTTGCTTATGCAAGCCTCGATACAGTTGGCGGTGTGTTTGATGCAATTGACGGCAGCGACACCAGCTATGTTGTCGGTGTGGGTTATGACTACCGGGTCGGTGACAACTGGACCGTTGGTGGCGAATACCAGTATCATAACTTCACCGGCATCGGCGATGCGGGCGGCGACGTGGACGTAAATACGATCCACCTGCGGGCGATGTACCGCTTCTGATAAGGGATGGCGCGCCGGAAATTTCCGGTGCTGCCCTGCCAGACGAAAAAGGCCCCGTGGTTTGCACCACGGGGCCTTTGCTTTTCCGGGGATGCCGGACTTATTTGTCGTCGTCGCCTTTGAGGGCTGCGCCGAGGATATCGCCCAGCGATGCACCGGAGTCCGAGGAGCCATACTGTTCGACGGCTTCTTTTTCTTCCGCAATCTCACGGGCTTTGATCGACACGCCAAGACGGCGGGCTTTATTGTCGACGTTGGTGATGCGCACATCCACCTTGTCACCGACCGAGAAACGCTCAGGGCGCTGCTCTGCGCGGTCACGGCTGAGGTCAGACCGGCGGATGAAGGATTTCATGCCCTCATATTCCACTTCGACACCACCGTCTTCGATCGCAGTCACAGTCACGGTCACGATCGAGCCACGCTTCACGCCGCCCACCGCTTCTGCGAACTTGTCGCCGCCGACGGCTTTGATCGAGAGGCTGATGCGTTCTTTCTCAACGTCCACTTCGGAGACAACCGCCTGAACAGTGTCGCCTTTGCGATAGTTCTGGATCGCATCCTCGCCACGCTCGTCCCAGCTCAGATCGCTGAGGTGAACCATGCCGTCGATGTCGCCGTCGAGACCAACGAACAGACCGAATTCAGTGATGTTCTTGACCTCGCCCTCAACCTCGGTGCCCTCAGGATGCGTTTCCGCAAAGATTTCCCACGGGTTGCGCATGGTCTGCTTGAGACCAAGAGACACGCGGCGCTTGGCACCGTCGATTTCCAGCACCATGACTTCCACTTCCTGCGAGGTGGAGACGATTTTGCCGGGGTGGACGTTCTTTTTGGTCCAGGACATCTCGGAGACGTGCACAAGGCCTTCAACGCCAGCTTCAAGCTCAACAAAGGCACCGTAATCAGTGATGTTGGTCACGCGGCCTTTGTGAACGGAATCAAGCGGATATTTGGCCGCAACCAGATCCCACGGGTCTTCCTGCAGCTGCTTCATGCCGAGGCTGATGCGGTGCGTCTCTTTGTTGATCTTGATGACCTGAACTTTGATGGTCTCGCCGATCGACAGGATCTCGGACGGGTGGTTGACCCGGCGCCATGCCATGTCTGTTACGTGCAGCAGACCGTCGACACCCCCGAGATCCACAAAGGCACCGTATTCGGTGATGTTCTTGACCACGCCGTCGACCGTCTGGCCTTCGGTGAGGTTGCCGATGACTTCGGCGCGCTGTTCTGCTCGGGATTCTTCGAGGATCGCACGGCGCGATACCACGATGTTGCCACGACGACGGTCCATTTTCAGGATCTGGAACGGCTGCTTGAGACCCATCAGCGGGCCCGCGTCACGCACGGGGCGCACGTCAACCTGAGAGCCGGGCAGGAAGGCCACCGCACCGCCGAGGTCGACAGTAAAGCCACCTTTGACACGGCCAAAGATGGCGCCTTCGACGCGCTCTTCGTCCGCATATGCTTTTTCCAGACGGTCCCATGCTTCTTCGCGGCGCGCCATCTCGCGTGAGATAACAGCTTCGCCGCGCGGGCTTTCGACCTGCCGAAGGAACACTTCAACCTCGTCGCCGACTTCGATTTTGGGAGCTTCGCCCGGATCAGCGAATTCTTTAAGCTCAACGCGGCCTTCCATCTTATAGCCTACGTCGATAATGGCCTGGCCCGCTTCGATCGCGATCACCTTGCCTTTGACAACAGACCCCTCTTCGGGCGTGTCCATTTCGAAGCTTTCTTCAAGGAGTGCTTCAAACTCATCCATCGTATTTGCCATGTGGCGTCGTTTTCCTAACTATGACTGTTTCTGGCCGTGCGGTTGTCTCCGCCGGTCTTCGGGTTTCAGTTGGTCGAAGCGCGGAACAAAGAAGGGCCGGTAAAACCGACCCTGCCCGCCTTGCGGTGTTTTCCCCGCTTCAACGGGTGCGCGTATAGGGGCTTTTGAGCCCCGTCGCAAGTGTTAAGAGCGATGCGTGCTGTGGTTTGACCATAAGTCGCTTAAACCGTTTGCCCGCGCTTCGGCGAACACCGGTGTCCGGGGCCTTTTGACCGGGCTGTCAGTGTCTGTATGCCGCCTCGTCGCAATCTGTTCCGGGGCCTGTTGCGCAAGGGGGCCGCGAGCCCGGACGGCGGTAGGTTCAACGGAGCGCGATCCGGCCGGCATTCAGCACCTGTTAATGTCTGTGACTTACTTTGACCTGAGGTCAATCTGCGGACATATCATGGATCTCCATTACGCTCTTTATCACAGCAAATCACTGGAGCCCGCGAGCGCGACACTGCACAACGATATCCTGCAGGTCAGTGCGCGGAACAACGCGCGCGACCACCTCACCGGCTTTCTGCACCGGGAGGCCGACTATTTCATCCAGTACATCGAGGGGCCGAAGACGCGGCTTTACGGTGCTCTCGCGCGGATCGGCCGTGATACCCGCCACAGCAATTTCGAGGTCATCCAGAACGGCCCTGCGGAAAAACGGCTGCTGCCGGACTGGACAATGGGGTTTGTGGATCCGGGGCTTCTGAACCTGTCTGACCTGCTGGATGTCTCCCACGGGCGCCTTGATATCCGCACGATCGATCCTTTCGATCTGGTCATCTTTCTGGTCAGCAACGCCGGGGCGCTGCGATCCGGAGCGGCTGCGGCCTGATCCGAGCCGTCAGAGTTCCTGATCTTTGCGCAGATCGTCGAGCAGGTCCTGATAAATCCGGTTTGAATCGCCTCCGCCGAAAACATCTGCGCCACCCGAATAGGTCTGACCATAAGTCCTCGCGAGATTAATCGTCTGCGCAATTCCGGACAGAAACTGATCACGCTCCAGCGGCGAGAGCGGGTGGATGAAGACACCCCAGAGTCGCCCCTGCGCCACGGCATACCGCGCATCGAGTGCTGAATCGAAATTGGCCTGCATCAGGCGCATCAGCTCATCCGCACCAATCCCGTCGGCGGCGCGGATCGGCACCATCGCCCGCATCCGGTCCGCACGCGCATCCGCAATCACAATGACCGGGATATCCTGAACGGTGAATTCAATCGTAGGGCCGCGCGCAACGGCGTCCGGATCGATGATGCGGATGATCTCTCCCAGCCGTGGCACCGTCATTGCAGGCTCCGGCACCCCGTTTTCGGGCTTAGCGCCCTCCGGCGTGGCCGGTGCATCACTCTGAGCAAGAACCAGCGATGCTGTCAGCATCAGAATCAAGCACAGTATCAGTCGGGTCACGGCCGGCCTCCTCTCACGTTCCCGCCGACGGTACTGAGCGGAACGATCAAATACCATGCACCCTTTGGTGATCGTGCTGCAACATCCGATCCGGGCTGGATTGGCCCGAAGGAAGATGCGAGGGTCACTTCGACGACAGGCATAAGGGACGCTGCTCTGGAACTCACACTGGAATCCGCACTCTCTCCGGGCGGCATGGTCGGACATCTGTCCTATCTGCTGCTGGTTTTGTCCATGCTTATGCGGTCAATGACGAAGCTCAGGATTCTGGTAATCGCGTCCGCCTTTGCGGCCATCGCCTATGACGTGATCTGGCTTAAGGACCCGGTGGGCGTGTTCTGGGAGACGCTGCTGGTTGCAGTAAACATAATGCAGATCGCGCGCGAATGGTATGCCGAGCGGCGGGTGCGGCTGACTGCGGAAGAGGAGCTTTTCGTCTCTGCCCGCCTGCGTGGGGTCTCCAAGCGAAATGCGAAACGCCTGCTGAACCTCGGCACCTGGGAGAACGGCGTGTCAGGCATGGTGCTCACAACCGAAGGCGAACCGGTCTCTCATGTGGTTTATCTGATCAGCGGCGAGGTCGAGATCCTCGTTTCCGACGTTGTGGTTGCGACGTGCGGGGCGGGTAATTTCGTCGGGGAGATGTCAATCGTCGGCAATGCGCCGGCATCCGCGACCGCGACAGTTTCACGGCCGGCACGATTCTGGCGGATCGAAACCGGAAAACTACAGGTCCTGCAGGAAACCGACCCTGAGATTGCCGGAGCGCTCGATGTGGGCATTGCCAAAGACCTGCGCAACAAGATCATTTCGCTCAACACCAGCCGCAGCGGGGAAGGTCTCGCCTGACGCTATCGCCGCTCTGTCACTACCGCCAGAGCGGCGTCAACGGCGGCATCAATGCTCATATCCGATGTGTCTATCGTTACGGCATCTTCTGCAGGAACCAGCGGCGATGCGGTGCGCGAGCTGTCACGCGCATCACGCTCCCGCACATCTGCCAGGACCTGTTCGGGGCTGATCGCTGAACCGGCTGCGACCAGTTCGGCATGCCGCCGCGCGGCACGCACCGGTGCACTGGCTGTGACAAAAAGCTTCACCTCGGCGTTCGGGCAGATGACAGTGCCGATGTCGCGCCCGTCGAGAACTGCGCCACCCGCCCGTCGGGCAAAGCTGCGCTGAAAATCAAGAAGCGCGGCGCGTACTTCGGGCACCACAGCCACGCGGCTCGCCGCGTCCGCAACCTCCGGACCCCGCAGATCGCCCGCCTCGAGATCAGCCGCTGCCAGTTCCCGCGCCGCAGTCGCCGGGTCCTGCCCCAGCAGCATTCTAGCCCCGACCGCCCGATAGAGCAGTCCGGTATCAAGATGTGCAAAACCGAAGTGTGCGGCAACCGCTCTGGACACCGTGCCTTTGCCCGCAGCAGCCGGTCCGTCGATTGCAATGGTATAAGGCCCTTTCATCCGGGCACTCAGCGGTTGGAGCGCTGGATCTGCGCGCCCAGACCGGACATCAGCGGCTCGAACACCGGGAAGGACGTAGCAATCGGCCCGCCATCATCAAGAGAGACAGGCTTCTGCGTCGCCATTCCAAGGATCAGAAAAGACATCGCGATGCGGTGATCAAGATGGCTGGCACAGGTAGCGCCACCCGGTACGTTACCGTGACCGGCACCTGTGACCGTCCACCAGTCCGGGCCGTCCTCCACCGTCACGCCGTTGGCGCGCAGCCCGGCAGCCATCGCATCAATGCGGTCGCTTTCCTTGACACGCAGTTCCCTGACACCGCGCATCACGGTTTCGCCCTTTGCAAAGGCCGCAACAACAGACAACACCGGGTATTCGTCGATCATACTGGCTGCACGGGCCGGTGGCACTTCGATGCCCTGCAGATCCGGCGAAAAACGTGCGCGCAGATCGGCCACCGGCTCACCGCCTTCGGTCCGTTCGTTTTCATAGGTAAGATCAGCGCCCATGTCGCGCAGGGTAGCGAAAAGACCGGCCCGCGTCGGGTTGAGACCAATGCCCGGCACCAGCACATCCGAGCCCGGTACAATCAGCGCTGCACAGACAGGAAAAGCCGCGGACGACGGGTCGCGGGGCACGTCGATCTGTTGTGGTTTCAGTTCAGGCTGGCCGGTCAGCGTGATGACCCGGCCTGCCTCTGAATCTGCAACAGTGATTTCAGCGCCAAAGCCTGCCAGCATGCGTTCTGTGTGATCGCGGGTGGCCTCCGCTTCGATGACCACGGTTTTGCCCGGCGCATTGAGACCTGCCAGAAGGACCGCCGATTTGACCTGGGCCGAGGGCACAGGCACGGTATAATTCACCGGCACAGGGTCGGCTGCCCCGACCACTGTCATCGGCAGCCGACCGCCTGCCCGCCCATAAGAGCGCGCGCCGAAAAGCGCCAGAGGATCGGTAACACGGGCCATAGGGCGCCCGTTGAGCGAGGCGTCGCCGGTAAAGGTCACGGTCACCGGAGAGGTCGCCATAGCGCCCATGATCAGTCGGACGCCGGTGCCGGAATTGCCGCAGTCGATGACGTTTTCCGGTTCGGCAAAACCGCCCGTGCCGACTCCGTGAACGCTCCAGTTTCCCTCACCGTGATCGGTGACTTCCGCGCCAAAGGCCCGCATGGCCTTCGCCGTGTCCAGAACGTCCTGCCCTTCGAGCAGACCGGAAATCCGGGTTTCGCCCACCGACAAAGCGCCAAGGATCAGCGCGCGGTGAGAGATTGATTTGTCGCCGGGCACACGGGCCTCGCCTTTCAGCGGGCCGCAGGGGCGGGAAGTCATCGGGATCGGCACGCCGTGGCTCGACATAGGGTCAGGTCCTGCTTTGCTCAGTTTTGCAGTGGCTTACCTGCTGACCCCGCCATGGTCCAGCCCTGGCATGCGCGGACTCAGTGTCTTCGGAAAGTCAGATAGTGCGGTGTGCGCTCTTCGCGGATGGCTTTCTGCTCATAGCGCGTGGGGATCCAGTCGTCCCAGGGCTTTTGCCAGTCCGACGGACGCTCCGCCAGCCAGTCAAACCCACAGCGCGGCACCTCTTCGAGCGTCTGGCGCACGTAATCCCCAATATCCGTGGCAACACGGAAGATCGCGCCCGGCTTCATCGCCCGCGCAAGCGGCTCAAGGTGCTCAGCTGTGACGAACCGGCGCCGGTGGTGGCGGGTTTTCGGCCAAGGGTCGGGATAGAGCAGAAACGCCCGCGCCACCGAAGCCTCGGGCAGCACATCCATCAGATCGCGCGCATCGCCGGGATAGACCGCGACATTGTCCACGCCCGCCCGACGGATTTTACCGAGCAGCATCGCCACACCGTTGATATAGGGTTCCGCGCCGATGATACCCCTGTCCGGGTTCTGCTGTGCCTGATGCACCATATGCTCGCCACCGCCAAATCCGATCTCGAGCCAGAGCGGTCGCCCGGAAAACAGCGCCGCGACATCCAGCGGCCTGCGTTCAGGGTTCTCTTCCCAGCTGACAGCACCAGGCGACAGCCCGGCCAGATCCGCATCGAGATACCCCCGCTGGGATTTCTTCAGCGTTTTACCTTTCAGGCGACCATAAAAATTGCGGCGCGGGCGTTGGGGCATATCTGTCATGCCCGCCGTGTAACCAGGCGTCTGAGCGACTGCAACGCCCTCTCCGCCCGGGATGAGTTTGCGGGCACCGCAAACGAACACGCCCGTTTCTGCCGGAGGCAGAAACGGGCGGCATGTCGTGCAGCGTCAGCTGCGCCTTCGGATCAGACGGCCGATTTCAGCGCATCGACCAGATCTGT is part of the Roseobacter ponti genome and encodes:
- a CDS encoding phosphoribosylanthranilate isomerase, which produces MSDSVAVKICGLRTAADVDAAADAGARYCGFVFFEKSPRNVTLELACALATGTPVGLARVALVVNPDDVFLDALTDAVPLDMLQLHGRETPERVAEIKSRYRLPVMKAIGIAGAEDLAAIDLYAPVCDQLLIDAKPPEGADLPGGNGLAFDWQLLADRKYWTRPWMLAGGLTPDNVAEAVRRTGARQVDVSSGLETSPGEKDSSLFSSFVQNARA
- a CDS encoding lipopolysaccharide assembly protein LapA domain-containing protein, with translation MRYIRYACIAVFAIALIGVALANRSIVSLQLVPAEVAGWFAVTPQISLPLYIVIFGGIIMGLFVGFVWEWIREHNQRAEAARQAREMRRLQREVAKLKGEKHHGKDEVLALLDEAG
- the ihfB gene encoding integration host factor subunit beta, translating into MIRSELIQKIADENPHLYQRDVERIVNTIFEEVTGAMSRGDRVELRGFGAFSVKKRDARIGRNPRTGETVHVEEKHVPFFKTGKLLRDRLNGKA
- a CDS encoding outer membrane protein — its product is MLKTTTALTVLIVSTAGMAFAAGPEPTPVAPVVVAPPPPPFWAGGYVGAQLGYAFSDFDLGSITTPDDFNEDSVIGGITAGYLWDLGNGWYLGPEFQYDFADLSVADSTTGDSADFDEIARLKLIAGYELGNGLLFGSVGVAYASLDTVGGVFDAIDGSDTSYVVGVGYDYRVGDNWTVGGEYQYHNFTGIGDAGGDVDVNTIHLRAMYRF
- the rpsA gene encoding 30S ribosomal protein S1; translation: MANTMDEFEALLEESFEMDTPEEGSVVKGKVIAIEAGQAIIDVGYKMEGRVELKEFADPGEAPKIEVGDEVEVFLRQVESPRGEAVISREMARREEAWDRLEKAYADEERVEGAIFGRVKGGFTVDLGGAVAFLPGSQVDVRPVRDAGPLMGLKQPFQILKMDRRRGNIVVSRRAILEESRAEQRAEVIGNLTEGQTVDGVVKNITEYGAFVDLGGVDGLLHVTDMAWRRVNHPSEILSIGETIKVQVIKINKETHRISLGMKQLQEDPWDLVAAKYPLDSVHKGRVTNITDYGAFVELEAGVEGLVHVSEMSWTKKNVHPGKIVSTSQEVEVMVLEIDGAKRRVSLGLKQTMRNPWEIFAETHPEGTEVEGEVKNITEFGLFVGLDGDIDGMVHLSDLSWDERGEDAIQNYRKGDTVQAVVSEVDVEKERISLSIKAVGGDKFAEAVGGVKRGSIVTVTVTAIEDGGVEVEYEGMKSFIRRSDLSRDRAEQRPERFSVGDKVDVRITNVDNKARRLGVSIKAREIAEEKEAVEQYGSSDSGASLGDILGAALKGDDDK
- a CDS encoding BLUF domain-containing protein; the encoded protein is MDLHYALYHSKSLEPASATLHNDILQVSARNNARDHLTGFLHREADYFIQYIEGPKTRLYGALARIGRDTRHSNFEVIQNGPAEKRLLPDWTMGFVDPGLLNLSDLLDVSHGRLDIRTIDPFDLVIFLVSNAGALRSGAAAA
- a CDS encoding cyclic nucleotide-binding domain-containing protein gives rise to the protein MVGHLSYLLLVLSMLMRSMTKLRILVIASAFAAIAYDVIWLKDPVGVFWETLLVAVNIMQIAREWYAERRVRLTAEEELFVSARLRGVSKRNAKRLLNLGTWENGVSGMVLTTEGEPVSHVVYLISGEVEILVSDVVVATCGAGNFVGEMSIVGNAPASATATVSRPARFWRIETGKLQVLQETDPEIAGALDVGIAKDLRNKIISLNTSRSGEGLA
- a CDS encoding (d)CMP kinase, which encodes MKGPYTIAIDGPAAAGKGTVSRAVAAHFGFAHLDTGLLYRAVGARMLLGQDPATAARELAAADLEAGDLRGPEVADAASRVAVVPEVRAALLDFQRSFARRAGGAVLDGRDIGTVICPNAEVKLFVTASAPVRAARRHAELVAAGSAISPEQVLADVRERDARDSSRTASPLVPAEDAVTIDTSDMSIDAAVDAALAVVTERR
- the aroA gene encoding 3-phosphoshikimate 1-carboxyvinyltransferase, encoding MSSHGVPIPMTSRPCGPLKGEARVPGDKSISHRALILGALSVGETRISGLLEGQDVLDTAKAMRAFGAEVTDHGEGNWSVHGVGTGGFAEPENVIDCGNSGTGVRLIMGAMATSPVTVTFTGDASLNGRPMARVTDPLALFGARSYGRAGGRLPMTVVGAADPVPVNYTVPVPSAQVKSAVLLAGLNAPGKTVVIEAEATRDHTERMLAGFGAEITVADSEAGRVITLTGQPELKPQQIDVPRDPSSAAFPVCAALIVPGSDVLVPGIGLNPTRAGLFATLRDMGADLTYENERTEGGEPVADLRARFSPDLQGIEVPPARAASMIDEYPVLSVVAAFAKGETVMRGVRELRVKESDRIDAMAAGLRANGVTVEDGPDWWTVTGAGHGNVPGGATCASHLDHRIAMSFLILGMATQKPVSLDDGGPIATSFPVFEPLMSGLGAQIQRSNR
- the trmB gene encoding tRNA (guanine(46)-N(7))-methyltransferase TrmB; the protein is MTDMPQRPRRNFYGRLKGKTLKKSQRGYLDADLAGLSPGAVSWEENPERRPLDVAALFSGRPLWLEIGFGGGEHMVHQAQQNPDRGIIGAEPYINGVAMLLGKIRRAGVDNVAVYPGDARDLMDVLPEASVARAFLLYPDPWPKTRHHRRRFVTAEHLEPLARAMKPGAIFRVATDIGDYVRQTLEEVPRCGFDWLAERPSDWQKPWDDWIPTRYEQKAIREERTPHYLTFRRH